Below is a window of Arabidopsis thaliana chromosome 2, partial sequence DNA.
AAATGCAAAAGTTAGGcaagaaaagtgaaaatttaTTCCAATGAGATAAGTTAGTATGAACTTTACCTCTCCTCTAAGATCCTTTGGCACTCCCAAACGAACAAGTACCTCAAGTTCTTCATACCAAGGGAAAAATGGCTCTGGAGAAACACTACCCTGAGCTTCGTTTTCTTCCTTTATCGAATGGGATCTACTTGTGGAAGTCTCACTGTCACGGTCATTTTCCCCAGATTCTTCAATGGAAGACAGCGATTCTTTTATCGATGAAGCATGGTCATCTACTATATTCTTCTGACCATTTTTAGTAGACTTTACGTTCTTAACACGAGAACACATCATATCCTCTATGGACGCAAGACAAGGTCTAATATGAGCCCATTCTATAACTGAACGAGGAGCcttggtttctttttgtgCTTTTTCTTCATGTCCCGATTCacatttatcttcttctgccacaagcttttcttcttgttgaatGTGTACATGATCCACAGGTTCTTTTACTGCTTGAGATTGTTGTTCTTCATCCGATTCACTTTCACTTCCGACAGATGATTCTTTATCCTTATCAGATTCAaatttctcctcctcctcatctttTACAGATTCTGTGTCGCTTCTAAGACTCTTGTCAAGAACCAGTGCCTCCTCGGCTGGTTCTGTCTCTTTTGAAACATCACCAACTGTTTCAGTCCTATCTTGTTCAAGTTGCTGCTCACTTGTACCACTAAGTTCACAATCTTCATGTTTCCCATTTCTTGAACCCTCCTCTGATTCTGAATCACTATCCTCTCCAGATTCCAAACCATCAGCCTGAAATGTATCCTGAAACTCCTCATCTGAGGAACAAGGTTCAGCGGTTCTGTCTTCTTGTCGGTCAAGAAAGTTTTTCCATTTCTCTGccctctctgtctcttcctcCTATTCCAGTAGTATTCAATTTAGTAACACAAAAAATacatttgatttgataaacAGAAGCAATTTTGGACATGACATACATGAATTCTAATAATGCAATCATAgctaatatatgaaaaaaaattcaactacTAAATTATCTGAGAAAAAGCAAATGAAGCATGATCAAGAAGAACTCACTGTATAGATGCTAAGGTATTCTTGATATCTCTGAACGTGTTGAGGTCTCAAGGCAAATCCATAGGCGTCCCTgcaaatcaaaattcatcaaATAAATGTTATGATCTTAATCACGAGATTAGTAAATGATtagagaaatataattttacctGGAATCTACCTCTAGTGAGCGCTTGCTCACCAAAGATAACAACATATTTCACAAAGAAACCTATTTCTACTAATTCCCATTGCTTTACTTTACATTACTACACTCGCAAAACTCAAATCCGTACACAAGCTTAATGATTTTAACATGTAAAactataacaacaaaaattaaaccGAAACGACGATAAGATCAAAAAGAAAGTCTAGGATCATCGATCGGTTAGTTTCGTGCTGTTGCGATCGAGAAATCGTCAACGAGAGATTTCCGATTAATCAGGACGAGATTGTTAAAATATACTATtgtggattaaaaaaaatcacctgTCTCTTAGATAGTTGTGGACGACAAACAAGTGTTGCTCCGTCATGATCGGTCATGCACGATCAaactctttgtttattttgttttccagcaaaaaaaattatatagaaaattaaaaagatgaaTTTCGAAACGATTATAGCAAAGAACCTTCATAGTTTCGTAACGTTAATTCTATCATTTAATTTGAACatccgaaccaaaaaaaaaatcacttaatttgaacaaaaatttctGTCTGcttgttacaaaaaaatactgGCAATTAGACCCGATGTCTATCGAGAGAGTGAATCTACTTTAATCCACGTGGTGTATTTTGTTGGATTACTAGTGAAGTTTGTAAGTCCACCTATACATGACGTGGacaatgtaatgcaactaGAACAAATGAATggaaagtaaagaaaaagagataaaatgatgaaaaataaactatttgaACATAATGTAAaatccatttaaaaaaaaaaattacttgaaGTCATCAAAAATAGGTTCCTAACGAAATATGATAGCCGAAATAATTTTACTGtttgtcatttattttagGAACAACGTTCATTATGTGAATTTGATACGGATGATTAAGGATGATGATAGATGTAATTAGAAGAAATGAATtgaaacaataaagaaaaagaaaaaaaagagattaagtGATCAAATCCGTAGGGAAAATAGTGTCACTTTAAGAGCTTTGAACTCATTCTCTTTGACCATTGCGAAAGTTTTGAATACTAGGCCGAGTGAGTTTCGACCCGAAATGAAGTAAAGGAAAATAAGGGTCAGGGTCCATCGCTGCAAGTGCAATGAAAAACATActgcttcttcctttgtttggTCTATATCACTAATTTCCAAGAAAGGTCACTTTCGTTCtttgataacaaaaaacacaagaagaaagagacataCATTATGTCATGTGTGTCGTGTCGTCCTCCCCATCTCTACTAACACTTTGAATTTATTACTACCAAACTCAAATGTGTCCTAAAGCCTAATCAATCCCTTTATTCACATgccacctctctctctctccattgTCCACTGTATCCAAACCCACATTTGATCTtggcttctttcttcttgttcttaaaCTGGTGATTAACAAAAGTAGTATATACTAATAAAGTAATAGTATTAGTAACTTTATGATCGACCATGAGAAAAGGTTCTGATCAAAGTTGTTTAGGGAATAAAAGATTGatattcttgattcttgaaCTCTTAAGTTGCATCTGAGTACCAAGAAAACTCATTACCAAACTGGGATTCTTCTTTATGACTTGAGGTTGAAGCAACAACACTTGCTTCACCAGAAGAAACATCTTTGAGCTTTGAACTTGAATCAGCTTCTTCCGTGGAGGCAACATTTTCAGTTGCATGGTCAGTTTTTCCTTCATCCACGGCTCCACTATcatgagtttcttcttcttcttccttggagGCTGAAGTGCAAACCGATGATATGCAAGAAACTTCAGATGAACTTGATCCCTCCGAACTGCGTGACCCTTTAATGAATTCAAGTTTCTTCATCAGAAGCTTTAGtctcttctctgctttttcCCTCAATCTGATCTCTTCTTTCAGATTACGCTCCAACTCTTCCATCTGTTTCCAAGAGATTAAAGGTTGTCTttgagtaaaacaaaaaccaaatccagATCAACACTACAACTACTTTGAAACAACACCTTTTTGGTCCAAGAAACGAGAACAGAGTAAGTGATTCTTTCTTGGTTCTTGATCAAACCctgatatttttaaacaagatTAATGAAAGATAGGATTTAATCAAAGTTACCTTTCTAGTAATAagctctgcttcttcttttgcagATCTTGAAACTTGCCTCTCTGCAAGTAATCTTCCTCTTAAACACTCCACAGTTCTCTGaccttcttccttttcttcttcttcttccatcttcttaCTTGCAAAATTTgttcttaaccaaaaaaaaagaaaagaagacaaatatAATTCCTCAATCTCTATATTAAAGTTCTTAAATcacacatatatatctatatgaagagagaatgagagagagagagagaagcccACCTGCATTTTGTGTTGTAATTAGAGGGATCAATGGTCATACTCatactgttttttctttcattcaaCCAACCAAAACTAAATTGGTAAAATCTTAAAGTTCAACTTCACAACTAactgcaaaagaagaaactaaaaaataacaatagtAAGACCAATGTGTTGTTAGATCATGTCATTTAATGTTCATTCAATAAGGAACATATCACCATCATACTTTAAAATCAACTTACCactaagaaaattcaaaatatttccaacttcaaataaagaaaaacagatcCAGATTCAAATCCCCTGAGACTTGAGAGAGGAGGGAAATGAACCTaaaacccccaaaaaaaatttgaagttgtgaaaatgaaaaacagaatCTGTCGTGTAGGGACAATAAATAAGTTGATTTGTAAGCAAAACGACAGTGTGGGCTTTGGACTTTTGTTGCCTGCTGCAGCTCCCGTGAGTTGGTAAGTCTCCCActtcaaaacctttttaaagataaaaactaTAATCAATTCACTACTATCTTCAATTTTTACTGCATATTATCTTTACATGACAAATATGCATGTGCACCAAAAGAATCATCCTGATTGTTAATCTCCATTACGTTCTTTGACGTTaattccaaagaaaaaataattattaaagtCGTTACTGTTTTGTTTCTAGTTTTACAAGTGTCACAAAACTCTTTGTCAAACATATTTAcctcaaaaatagatttatttGCCTTTTAATGAAACTTTTTGTCGGTTGCATTTATATGTGTACTTATTTATCTGTTCTGCTTCTTGTGTTGTGCGGCATTGCACTATTGGTGAATgtgaaataatcaaaagaatgtGTTTgtaaatgaacaaaattaagGAGATGAGGAAAATCTTGTGACCCTCCATAGATCTAATAACCATTAAGTGATCACGCAGAAAACTTAATGCTCCCAACCTCCCACtataattttactttataatCTTCGGTTTTCTTTTCACTAAATTAGATTAGCAACACGCAAAGAAAAATTGAGTGATTACTGATTAGTGATATTGAGCTTGCGTGTACTTTACTCTCAGACCAAACTTAACTAGAGAAACCACATTAATCAAAATAATGCTTACTTTGTGAACAAAACTAATGAATCATATAAAACTAatattcttattcttattagCAACCCCACCCCTTCAATCATTATCACTTCATTACCCTCAAGTTAAAGCGTTTGCTAGCTGCTTCTATCAACTACTATTCAACGTCATGTTCAATCACATTCacaacagcaaaaaaaaaggaaaacaaaatcatataattgaTACTCTTTGGAAAgctccacaaaaaaaaaacaaatcatccCATAGTAGTAACTCCTTGAGAAGTCCATGGCAAGACAATGCTTAGGAGatgtttaagaaacaatcagTAAGCTTCATCAAGCTCTTGTTTCCTGATATACTCTTTGTCGCTCATTGACTCAACCAAACCCTCTATTATCTCATACATCTCTTTGCTTCTCTCACACGAACTGTCTTTCGCTATGAAACTACGTAATCCTTTCTCAGTTTCGATCCAGCTGGTGCCGGGGATTTTCTTCAATCCGATTCTTTTCATCTTATTCCTTACCATTTCAGCTTCTTCCCATCTCCCTGCTTGAGTGTACAAATTCGCCATGATAGTGTAGTTCCCTGTGTTTTCAGGTTCCATCTCAAACAACCGATCACAAGCGAACCTAGCAATCTCTAAATCGCCAAGAACAGAGGCTCCGTTCAACAATGCACCCCAAACTTTAGCAATTGGATCAATTGGCATCTTAGAAATGAATTCCATTGCATCCGAAAGTTTTCCAGCCCGGCTAAGAACACTTACCATACAAGCATAGTGCTCAACTCCAGGCTCAATGTCATACTTAGTTAACATAGAATCAAATATATGCTGCGCCATGTCTGAATCCCCTGAGTGCGCAAAAGCTGAAAGAACAGCTGTTAGTGTGACATCGTCTGGCTTAGTTCCAAGACACTGCATTTGGTCAAAAAGACTACAAGCAGAATCAGAGTCCCCATGAACAGCATATGCTGTTATAATTGCCGTCCAAGCAATCAAGCTCCTATCTTTACAGTTATCAAAAACTCTTTGAGCTCCTAGCAGAAATCCTAATTTAGCATAGTTATCTATAATGGAAGTGgtgacatatatattgttgtcAGCGCCGTTACGGATGGCAAAAGCGTGGATTTCCTTACCCCCTTTCAGATTTGAACTATATGTCAACGAAGGAAGAAGGCTCGAAAGGGTCACCGTGTTTGGCCTCGAGCCACATCTTATCATCTCCCTAAATGAGTTTATAACCTCCTCATGATGGTTATTCTGCATAAGACCCGAAATCATAGCATTCCACGTACTCAGACCAATGCTTTCCATTTCACTAAACAAAGCCATTGCTTCCTTGACAAGACCATGAGCCATATATCCAGAAATTATAGCTCCGTATGTAACCGAATCTTTCTCACTCATCTCATCAAACAATGCTCTTGCATAATCCAAGCTACCACATTTAGCATAAAAACCAATCACAGCATTACACAAGGATAAATCCATCTGAATATGATTTTCAATCATCTTCTTGTGAACTTCCAACCCGAAAATAAGATCGCTTGACTGTCCGCACGCCTGGAAGACGCTTATCACAGTGACTCCATTAGGCTTAAAATCAGAGCAAGCTAACATCGCTTTATACATCTTCTTACAGTCCTCAAAAGACCCACTTTGAGAATACCCTGAAATCATAGAATTCCACGAAACAACATCTCTCtcagacatttcatcaaacactttCCTCGCAGACTCGATGTTATCACACTTTGTATAGTACGTTATCATCCCATTGCCCACGAAGACATCTGAATCAAATCCACCTCGTATAACAAACCCATGAACTTGTCGAGCCAATGAACCCAACCAGAAATCATCACAGCCTGACAGTGCCTTCAACACACAAGAGATGCTAATAGAATCCGGTCTGGCAGCATCGGAAGAGTAACAAGAGGATCCAATCCAGGACAAGAACAACGAGAAAGCATCGAAATACATCTCACGCGAAGTATAAGCGATGAGAAGTGCGTTGTAAGAGAAGGCATTTCTAACGGTAATTTCGTCGAACACATGGAGTGCTTGGCGGAAACGATCCTGCCTAGTGTAAAAACTGATGAGCTTTGACGCGAGGAAGTTGTCCGGCTTGATGGAGAAGACGACAATACGCGCGTGAAGCTGAAGCACGTGGAGAGGAAGTCGGTGACGGGTGAAGTGCTGGATGAGGTGACCGTACGCACCGCCGTCGACCGCCGCCTTGTTTAGCAAGCCTTGCAAGGCTCGTTGAATTTCGAATCCCAACTTCATTCATATCTAACCAAAAGCTAAACCggagaaataaaacaatatgaaTATATAGAGGCAATTTAACGGGCTTATTAATGGGCCTTAAAGCCCATAGTGTCGCTGTATTACAGAACGGAGTTTTGAAATCGATTTgacttttttagtttcatgtCTTGTCTGAGAAATTATTATTGTCGAGCTTTCGGTTATAAACAGTCTCGATCTTGCTACAGTCGATCACTGAATCGTGAAATAGCTAACGAGTCATCTGAAGTTGAGAGACGAGCTCGTTCTCTGAGAGTTTTGGATATCATATCTTCGAAATCTGGTGGAGTTTCGAATCGTCAGGACCATTTTGGTTTCGTTCAGGAATTTCGACAAACAGATTCGTGGCGATTCAGAGGTCAGGCAATTTCCGAGGATTTTGATCTCTCAAGAACCAAAAATGGAGTTTCAAGCGTGCTCGAAGAAGTTATGCTGGAGGATTCTTCAAGCTCTGTCAAGCGAGATGGATGGAGTTTCGATGCTTATGGTTTATCATCCGCCGTGAGATCTTGTGGGTTGAATCGAGACTTTAGAACCGGTTCTGGGTTTCATTGTTTAGCGTTGAAAGGTGGGTTTATCTCAGATGTCTACTTAGGAAGTTCTCTGGTCGTTTTGTACAGAGATTCTGGTGAAGTAGAGAATGCATATAAAGTGTTTGAAGAAATGCCTGAGAGGAATGTGGTTTCATGGACGGCTATGATTTCAGGGTTTGCGCAAGAATGGCGAGTTGATATCTGCTTGAAGCTTTATTCAAAGATGAGAAAGTCAACCTCTGATCCGAATGATTACACATTCACGGCTCTCTTGAGCGCTTGCACGGGAAGCGGAGCCCTAGGGCAAGGAAGAAGTGTTCATTGTCAGACACTCCACATGGGATTGAAGTCGTATCTACATATCTCAAACTCTCTCATCTCGATGTACTGCAAATGCGGTGATTTGAAGGATGCTTTTCGTATCTTTGACCAGTTTTCAAACAAAGACGTTGTTTCTTGGAACTCTATGATTGCTGGTTACGCGCAGCACGGCCTTGCAATGCAAGCAATCGAGCTCTTTGAATTAATGATGCCTAAAAGCGGAACAAAGCCAGATGCAATCACATATCTAGGAGTTTTGTCATCGTGTAGACACGCAGGTCTTgtaaaagaaggaagaaagttCTTCAATTTGATGGCGGAACACGGCCTGAAACCAGAACTCAACCATTACTCTTGTCTAGTCGATCTTCTCGGGAGATTTGGTCTGTTGCAAGAAGCCCTGGAACTGATCGAGAACATGCCAATGAAACCAAACTCAGTCATATGGGGATCTCTGCTATTCTCTTGCCGTGTTCACGGCGATGTCTGGACCGGAATCAGAGCTGCAGAGGAACGACTAATGCTTGAACCTGATTGCGCAGCCACGCATGTCCAGCTGGCAAATCTTTACGCCAGTGTAGGGTACTGGAAAGAAGCGGCGACAGTGAGGAAGCTGATGAAAGATAAAGGACTGAAGACGAATCCGGGTTGCAGTTGGATCGAGATCAATAACtatgttttcatgtttaaaGCTGAAGATGGTAGCAACTGTAGAATGCTAGAGATTGTTCATGTTCTTCATTGTCTCATTGATCACATGGAGTTCCTCTAATATTCAGGGTTCTCTCTCATTAGTTTTATAGTGCATACCAGATCCAGATCTTTTCTATAATGGATCAAGTTTTGCTTTGAACGTTTTCAACATAACCTCTATTACTAATGAAAAGACTTTAATTTGTATAGTTGAGTAATATAAACAcactaatttaataattaaccAGGTAATGAAATGAATGTAGCTGTATAATGCGGTAAAATGCACCAAGAGTTTCTCTATGACGTAATGTGAAGTTGAGAAACACACgccatcaaaattttctttggttaataattaaaattttaaggtACAAGTTTGCACgattaattcaaaatttactaCACAAGATTCATAATTAAGGAATCGAATATAGGAAAGTGTCCAACTGGTCCTCTCTTATATACCCTTCTCCACTAATACCGCACTCAGAAGACgacgacaaaacaaaaaagttgcgagagacagagagaaacagagacatGGATCTGAAATGGGATGATTTTTTCAACGATTACGAATGGCTGATCGTGTTTCTGAAAGGTATGGTGAAGCCAGCGGCGGCGCTCGTGGTGGTGCTTTTGGCGGTGATTCTTTCATACTCGCAGAACCTATCTTTGGAAGGAGAAATGATATACTCTGTTTCCCGATCGTTTCTTCAACTCTCTGTTATCGGATTTGTTCTTCAGTTCATCTTTAACCAAGAGAACTCAGGCTGGATCATCCTTGCGTATCTCTTCATGGTTAGTTTCAATCAAACTCAGGATCtgctgctctgttttttttaattattctttttatttgaaatgatTTGGTTTCCGAACAGGTCTCTGTCGCCGGTTACACTGCCGGACAACGTGCGAGGCACGTGCCACGTGGAAAGTACGTGGCCGGATTATCGATCCTTGCCGGGACTTCAATTACAATGTTCTTGCTCGTCCTCCTCAACGTCTTTCCTTTCACTCCGAGGTATATGATCCCAATCGCCGGAATGTTGGTCGGAAATGCCATGACCGTCACCGGAGTTACCATGAAACAGCTTCGAGATGACATCAAAATGCAACTCAACctggtaaaaaaaactataaccaaaccaaattcccggtttaattagattttccggtttatttgattttgtcgTGAACCGTAGGTGGAGACGGCATTGGCACTAGGAGCAACGCCAAGACAAGCGACGTTGCAACAGGTGAAGAGAGCACTAGTGATCTCTCTGTCTCCGGTTTTAGATAGCTGCAAAACCGTTGGATTGATCTCTCTACCAGGCGCAATGACTGGTATGATAATGGGCGGGGCGTCGCCTCTAGAAGCTATTCAGCTTCAGATAGTAGTCATGAACATGATGGTAGGAGCAGCTACGGTTAGTAGCATCACGTCTACTTATCTTTGTTGGCCATCTTTCTTCACTAAAGCTTACCAGTTACAAACTCATGTCTTCTCCTCagattgaaacttttataaatCCTTATAACAATCTTCGAAAACTTGTCCAAAAGAAACGCAACAACATTATGTCTCAAATGAAAAAACTCTTGGTAACATGAAACTTAAAAGGTTCTAAAGCAAACACACTTAAAAGAGAAAGGAACAGTCGATCCAATAGTATACATGCTACAATGCCTGCAAGCCGTGGCCATGAGCCATCAAAGTTAAGGAGACTCACTTCCTCTAGGGGAAGTGCGGTTTGGCTCgtaatcatcatcaacagGGCTCCGGTCCTCTTTCGAACTGTCACCACCGGCTCCTACAACAGGACTGACAACAGAGTTTCTGCCATTGTCTTGGGGGCTACCACCGTCACGGTCAGATCCGACTTCCTTTTGAAGCtttggtgatggtggtgggCTCCCGTCTATGATCTTTGGGCTGccttcatcatcaagaaccGGACTACGATCTCTGGCTCTTGGCGATAGAGAGTCATCCATCCGCTTTGGACTGCGTGATCTCTCCTCCAcactcctctctcttcttctcaccGGGGATCGTGATCGGCTGACCATAAGGAAAATAAGAAGTCAATCAGAGAAAGCAGTTACTCGGATTCATGCTTTCAGGTTCATACATAAATCTAATGCATGTAAACAcctaaacataaaccaaaattttgaagtttacaCGGGCAAATACTAACCTGTAGCTTCGGCTACGGCTAAGACTCCGGCTTGGGCTTCTTCTACGACGAGGAGAACGGGATCTTACAGGTGACCTGGAGTAGCTTCCACTGCGCCTGCCATACAATCCAAGAAAGGGAGATGAGAAAGTGgaaagaataacaaaaaatgcACTTCTGAAAGAAATGTTAGTACCTAAGCTTCTTGGGGCTGTTTTTGCAGTTTCTCTCAATGTGTCCTCTCTCTCCACAACGGTAACACTTGTTCTTCCAGTCCCCTGCTGTGCAGTCACGAGCCCAATGACCATCTACACCACAGTTAAAACAGCGACCAGCTCCAGGTGGTGGGCCTCTGCTATCAAAATCCCGAGAACCACGAGGTGCCTATCATACAAACATAATATTGATTTCTAATGAGTTTGGCAAACACATTCAACCATACCTATAAACAAATGATAGAGCCTGAAAATAGAGAGCCAAACAACTCACCCCTCGTGAAAACTCCACAGTGATGCGACTTCCATCAAAGTCTCGTCCGTCCAGGTAATGTCTTGCATCATCAGCATCACGGGGATCACCAAATTCCTGATTTCGAAAATGTGAGGACAAAAGAGACCACATGCATGGTGTGTTTTCCCACATTATACATTGGTTCCGACTAAAAAACGTACTACATGACTTTTTCAAGAAATCGAAAGCTCAGGTTAAAAGGAGATTTTACTTACAACGAAAGCATAATCTCGCTTCATATCCACATCTCGCACTCTGCGGAAGAAATTGTTGGCAGAAAAGTAAGGCCATCATTACTTTAAGGTACTTCTAAACACCATTTTTGAGACTGAGTCTCCATTTCCAtcaaaacacattaaaaaattCTACAAACAGAATCGCCAAGGCGCCCTGTCCCCTAAACACTTGGCGAGAATTTCCACCAAGTCCACCCACTCATCAAACACCTCCAGGTTAGGCAAAATCCCAGAGACCTTCAATAAGATCATTCAAGTTAAAAACATACACTAATGACTAAACCTAGTTCCACAACTTTCCctcaagaacacaaatatcaaaatacaGAACCAAAACTATGCCCCTCGATGCTTAATGACGACTTTCTGCATCTCTCCCTCGCACTAACAATTTTCATAACCAAGATATATAGAAAGGCGCATGAAGACTCTCATTTAACTAACCCCAACACATAGAAATCAATATGTCAAGATAAAGAAGCATTATGCTCCTCGATACTTTTAACTTTCTGCAATTGTTTCCTCGCACAATAGCAATTTACGTACTATATAACTAGAAAAATCACATTGAGACCATCATTTATTCCAATTACCgagaaatcaaaatacttCGTCCATAATCATAGATAGAAGAGTCAATTACCTTCCGTATCTGCTAAAAAGACGTTCAAGGTCTCGGGTCCTAGTTCTCGATGATAATCG
It encodes the following:
- the ABCI16 gene encoding uncharacterized protein, with the translated sequence MSMTIDPSNYNTKCRTNFASKKMEEEEEKEEGQRTVECLRGRLLAERQVSRSAKEEAELITRKMEELERNLKEEIRLREKAEKRLKLLMKKLEFIKGSRSSEGSSSSEVSCISSVCTSASKEEEEETHDSGAVDEGKTDHATENVASTEEADSSSKLKDVSSGEASVVASTSSHKEESQFGNEFSWYSDAT
- the ABCI16 gene encoding uncharacterized protein (unknown protein; FUNCTIONS IN: molecular_function unknown; INVOLVED IN: biological_process unknown; LOCATED IN: endomembrane system; EXPRESSED IN: 23 plant structures; EXPRESSED DURING: 12 growth stages.), whose product is MVIRSMEGHKIFLISLILFIYKHILLIISHSPIVQCRTTQEAEQINNFGWLNERKNSMSMTIDPSNYNTKCRTNFASKKMEEEEEKEEGQRTVECLRGRLLAERQVSRSAKEEAELITRKMEELERNLKEEIRLREKAEKRLKLLMKKLEFIKGSRSSEGSSSSEVSCISSVCTSASKEEEEETHDSGAVDEGKTDHATENVASTEEADSSSKLKDVSSGEASVVASTSSHKEESQFGNEFSWYSDAT
- the ABCI16 gene encoding uncharacterized protein (unknown protein; Has 93 Blast hits to 62 proteins in 29 species: Archae - 0; Bacteria - 6; Metazoa - 13; Fungi - 19; Plants - 25; Viruses - 0; Other Eukaryotes - 30 (source: NCBI BLink).) is translated as MEEEEEKEEGQRTVECLRGRLLAERQVSRSAKEEAELITRKMEELERNLKEEIRLREKAEKRLKLLMKKLEFIKGSRSSEGSSSSEVSCISSVCTSASKEEEEETHDSGAVDEGKTDHATENVASTEEADSSSKLKDVSSGEASVVASTSSHKEESQFGNEFSWYSDAT
- a CDS encoding Pentatricopeptide repeat (PPR) superfamily protein (Pentatricopeptide repeat (PPR) superfamily protein; CONTAINS InterPro DOMAIN/s: Pentatricopeptide repeat (InterPro:IPR002885); BEST Arabidopsis thaliana protein match is: Tetratricopeptide repeat (TPR)-like superfamily protein (TAIR:AT2G29760.1); Has 41005 Blast hits to 14175 proteins in 268 species: Archae - 2; Bacteria - 17; Metazoa - 83; Fungi - 122; Plants - 40263; Viruses - 0; Other Eukaryotes - 518 (source: NCBI BLink).), with amino-acid sequence MKLGFEIQRALQGLLNKAAVDGGAYGHLIQHFTRHRLPLHVLQLHARIVVFSIKPDNFLASKLISFYTRQDRFRQALHVFDEITVRNAFSYNALLIAYTSREMYFDAFSLFLSWIGSSCYSSDAARPDSISISCVLKALSGCDDFWLGSLARQVHGFVIRGGFDSDVFVGNGMITYYTKCDNIESARKVFDEMSERDVVSWNSMISGYSQSGSFEDCKKMYKAMLACSDFKPNGVTVISVFQACGQSSDLIFGLEVHKKMIENHIQMDLSLCNAVIGFYAKCGSLDYARALFDEMSEKDSVTYGAIISGYMAHGLVKEAMALFSEMESIGLSTWNAMISGLMQNNHHEEVINSFREMIRCGSRPNTVTLSSLLPSLTYSSNLKGGKEIHAFAIRNGADNNIYVTTSIIDNYAKLGFLLGAQRVFDNCKDRSLIAWTAIITAYAVHGDSDSACSLFDQMQCLGTKPDDVTLTAVLSAFAHSGDSDMAQHIFDSMLTKYDIEPGVEHYACMVSVLSRAGKLSDAMEFISKMPIDPIAKVWGALLNGASVLGDLEIARFACDRLFEMEPENTGNYTIMANLYTQAGRWEEAEMVRNKMKRIGLKKIPGTSWIETEKGLRSFIAKDSSCERSKEMYEIIEGLVESMSDKEYIRKQELDEAY
- a CDS encoding Tetratricopeptide repeat (TPR)-like superfamily protein (Tetratricopeptide repeat (TPR)-like superfamily protein; FUNCTIONS IN: molecular_function unknown; INVOLVED IN: biological_process unknown; LOCATED IN: mitochondrion; EXPRESSED IN: shoot apex, embryo, leaf whorl, flower, seed; EXPRESSED DURING: F mature embryo stage, petal differentiation and expansion stage, E expanded cotyledon stage, D bilateral stage; CONTAINS InterPro DOMAIN/s: Pentatricopeptide repeat (InterPro:IPR002885); BEST Arabidopsis thaliana protein match is: Tetratricopeptide repeat (TPR)-like superfamily protein (TAIR:AT3G24000.1); Has 40972 Blast hits to 13911 proteins in 248 species: Archae - 0; Bacteria - 4; Metazoa - 85; Fungi - 62; Plants - 40344; Viruses - 0; Other Eukaryotes - 477 (source: NCBI BLink).), with amino-acid sequence MSCLRNYYCRAFGYKQSRSCYSRSLNREIANESSEVERRARSLRVLDIISSKSGGVSNRQDHFGFVQEFRQTDSWRFRGQAISEDFDLSRTKNGVSSVLEEVMLEDSSSSVKRDGWSFDAYGLSSAVRSCGLNRDFRTGSGFHCLALKGGFISDVYLGSSLVVLYRDSGEVENAYKVFEEMPERNVVSWTAMISGFAQEWRVDICLKLYSKMRKSTSDPNDYTFTALLSACTGSGALGQGRSVHCQTLHMGLKSYLHISNSLISMYCKCGDLKDAFRIFDQFSNKDVVSWNSMIAGYAQHGLAMQAIELFELMMPKSGTKPDAITYLGVLSSCRHAGLVKEGRKFFNLMAEHGLKPELNHYSCLVDLLGRFGLLQEALELIENMPMKPNSVIWGSLLFSCRVHGDVWTGIRAAEERLMLEPDCAATHVQLANLYASVGYWKEAATVRKLMKDKGLKTNPGCSWIEINNYVFMFKAEDGSNCRMLEIVHVLHCLIDHMEFL